Proteins from one Aythya fuligula isolate bAytFul2 chromosome 11, bAytFul2.pri, whole genome shotgun sequence genomic window:
- the LOC116493553 gene encoding mesoderm posterior protein 1-like codes for MAGSPAPLLPQGLQPPAGRALLRHRLGNLTTASPALPAEPPSASPCPLRGQRPCGGAELGRWGGRVGRKGAGGPGGPRQSASEREKLRMRRLAQALHRLRHYLPPALAPAGQSLTKIETLRLAIRYIAHLSALLGLSEEALARRRGAAPRHCPLCPQGLGCCQPPPAPAPRDASPPGMGVWGSPPVMEPPLALQEAPDVGTGAWGSPSYGPALETPSVLRGTPGSVSGSWSSPLCSLGAVTPLEPPWSCAAATGPGTFPSCCLEPSAPARPPGAGATATGVPGPPTHGSQS; via the exons ATGGCCGGGTCCCCGGCCCCACTCCTGCCCCAgggcctgcagcccccagcgGGACGAGCCCTGCTCCGGCACCGCCTCGGCAACCTCACCactgcctccccagccctgcctgcggAGCCCCCCAGCgcctccccgtgccccctgcGGGGCCAGAGACCGTGCGGCGGGGCCGAGCTGGGCCGGTGGGGGGGCCGCGTGGGCAGGAAGGGtgccgggggtcccgggggcCCTCGCCAGAGCGCCAGCGAGCGGGAGAAGCTGCGGATGAGGCGGCTGGCGCAGGCGCTGCACCGGCTGCGGCACTACCTGCCGCCCGCGCTGGCGCCCGCCGGGCAGAGCCTGACCAAGATCGAGACCCTGCGCCTCGCCATCCGCTACATCGCCCACCTCTcggccctgctggggctcagcGAGGAGGCGCTggcccggcggcggggggcggcccccCGCCActgccccctctgcccccagggcctgggctgctgccagccccccccggcaccggcCCCGCGGGACGCTTCGCCCCCCGGCATGGGGGTGTGGGGGTCACCCCCCGTGATGGAGCCCCCCCTGGCGCTGCAGGAGGCTCCCGACGTGGGGACGGGGGCCTGGGGGTCACCCTCCTATGGCCCAGCCTTGGAGACCCCCTCGGTGCTGCGCGGGACCCCTGGCTCAGTCTCGGGGTCCTGGTCCTCACCGCTGTGCAGCCTCGGAGCAGTGACCCCGCTGGAGCCGCcctggagctgtgcagcagccacaggcCCCGGGAcatttccctcctgctgcttggAACCCTCGGCCCCTGCCCGGCCTCCCGGGGCAGGAGCAACGGCCACGGGGGTCCCTGGCCCCCCCACGCATGGCTCCCAG AGCTAA
- the LOC116493293 gene encoding mesoderm posterior protein 1-like produces the protein MARPAAPGLLLPTTASLQRWGLSAAPEPEGYSSSSPAPSPDSCGLSPPAAARGPRRGSAAPRPRGGPVGRKGAGGPGGPRQSASEREKLRMRRLAQALHRLRHYLPPALAPAGQSLTKIETLRLAIRYIAHLSALLGLSEEALARRRGAAPRHCPLCPQGLGCCQPPPAPAPRDASPPGMGVWGSPPVMEPPLALQEAPDVGTGAWGSPSYGPALETPPALHGVPDMGTGAWPSPPYSPPVGTPPELHGALVSSWLPLPHCAGAGTPPDPPSDPVLDAGLMLPEAADAGTATQDLSADLLSLLEALLPPQPQD, from the exons ATGGctcgccccgcagcccctggcctcctgctgcccaccacaGCCTCGCTGCAGCGCTGGGGCCTCTCCGCAGCCCCGGAGCCCGAGGGCTACAGCAGCAGCTCGCCCGCTCCCTCGCCCGACTCCTGCGGCCTCtcgcctcccgccgccgcccgggggCCTCGCCGCGGCtccgctgccccccgcccgcGGGGTGGCCCCGTGGGCAGGAAGGGtgccgggggtcccgggggcCCTCGCCAGAGCGCCAGCGAGCGGGAGAAGCTGCGGATGAGGCGGCTGGCGCAGGCGCTGCACCGGCTGCGGCACTACCTGCCGCCCGCGCTGGCGCCCGCCGGGCAGAGCCTGACCAAGATCGAGACCCTGCGCCTCGCCATCCGCTACATCGCCCACCTCTcggccctgctggggctcagcGAGGAGGCGCTggcccggcggcggggggcggcccccCGCCActgccccctctgcccccagggcctgggctgctgccagccccccccggcaccggcCCCGCGGGACGCTTCGCCCCCCGGCATGGGGGTGTGGGGGTCACCCCCCGTGATGGAGCCCCCCCTGGCGCTGCAGGAGGCTCCCGACGTGGGGACGGGGGCCTGGGGGTCACCCTCCTATGGCCCGGCCTTGGAGACCCCCCCGGCGCTGCACGGGGTTCCTGACATGGGGACGGGGGCCTGGCCGTCACCGCCCTACAGCCCCCCTGTGGGGACCCCTCCGGAGCTGCACGGGGCTCTCgtctcctcctggctgcccctCCCTCACTGCGCAGGGGCAGGGACCCCGCCGGACCCCCCCAGTGACCCCGTCCTGGACGCAGGGCTGATGCTGCCGGAGGCTGCGGATGCAGGGACAGCCACCCAG GACCTCTCCGCAGATCTCCTCTCTCTCCTGGAGGCTCTGCTGCCGCCGCAGCCCCAGGACTGA
- the ANKRD34C gene encoding ankyrin repeat domain-containing protein 34C: MDEVTVLQMGGNSLLKAVWLGRLRLTRLLLEGGAYINESNEKGETALMVACITKHVDQQSISKAKMVKYLLDNRADPNIQDKSGKTALMHACIRGAGGEVVSLLLENGADPSLEDHSGASALVHAINADDKAVLQHLLNACRAKGKEVIIITMDKSATGTKATKQYLNVPPSLEFKDGAPPEACTAAPSLSLTAAVPSPPPAEKEDGAFGPHSAQPGDNPPAKATPEPPSPGRKSGAAKRARLPQLKRLQSEPWGLVAPSVLAATAHHEEQRVRTDDEVIMGIGELSFSKKAPLARSNSSKSKDASLFPLVDEQALRTPSASGQVSRKVGYEKGPAGPQRLPRRSTVPEQPESGGSAGPAAMEALHWRRLSIEHHDCDDGAGLAEVGKVASERRKLNGSHLALLNSSREALDSLASTSPVAARRRPPNLLERRGSGTLLLDHISHTRPGYLPPLNVNPNPPIPDIGSSSKPSSLLAAGLKSLVPIAPSSPKRGDLRTKKKLLRRHSMQVEQMRQLSDFEEIVAQ; encoded by the coding sequence ATGGACGAGGTGACGGTGCTGCAGATGGGGGGGAACTCCCTCCTGAAGGCCGTGTGGCTTGGCCGGCTCCGGCTgaccaggctgctgctggaagggggGGCTTACATCAACGAGAGCAACGAGAAAGGGGAGACCGCCCTGATGGTGGCCTGCATCACCAAGCACGTTGACCAGCAGAGCATCAGCAAGGCCAAGATGGTGAAGTACCTGCTGGACAACAGAGCCGACCCCAACATCCAGGACAAGTCTGGGAAAACGGCCCTCATGCACGCCTGCATCCGAGGCGCCGGGGGAGAggtggtgtccctgctgctggagaacgGGGCCGACCCCAGCCTGGAGGACCACTCCGGAGCCTCCGCGCTGGTCCACGCCATCAACGCGGACGACAAGGCcgtgctgcagcacctcctgaaCGCCTGCAGGGCGAAAGGGAAGGAGGTGATCATCATCACCATGGACAAGTCCGCCACCGGCACCAAGGCCACCAAGCAGTACCTGAACGTGCCCCCCTCGCTGGAGTTCAAGGACGGGGCCCCCCCCGAGGCGTGCacggcagcccccagcctcagccTGACAGCAGCCGTCCCGTCCCCCCCGCCCGCTGAGAAGGAGGACGGTGCCTTCGGGCCGCACTCAGCCCAGCCCGGGGACAATCCCCCTGCCAAGGCCACCCCCGAGCCGCCCTCCCCCGGGAGGAAAAGCGGCGCTGCCAAGAGAGCGCGGCTGCCCCAGCTGAAGCGGCTGCAGTCCGAGCCCTGGGGGCTGGTCGCGCCCTCGGTGCTGGCCGCCACCGCGCACCACGAGGAGCAGCGGGTGCGCACGGACGACGAAGTCATCATGGGCATCGGTGAGCTCTCCTTCTCCAAAAAGGCTCCCCTCGCCCggagcaacagcagcaagagcaaAGACGCGTCTCTCTTCCCTCTGGTGGACGAGCAGGCTCTGAGGACGCCGTCGGCCTCGGGGCAGGTCTCCAGGAAGGTGGGCTACGAGAAGGGTCCGGCCGGCCCCCAGCGCCTGCCCCGCCGCAGCACGGTGCCCGAGCAGCCGGAGAGCGGCGGCTCCGCGGGCCCGGCGGCGATGGAGGCGCTGCACTGGCGGAGGCTGAGCATCGAGCACCACGACTGCGATGACGGTGCGGGCCTGGCGGAGGTGGGGAAGGTGGCCTCGGAGAGGAGGAAGCTGAACGGGTCCCACCTGGCCCTGCTCAACAGCTCGCGGGAGGCCCTGGACAGCCTCGCCAGCACGTCCCCCGTGGCTGCCCGGCGCCGGCCGCCCAACCTCCTGGAGCGGCGAGGGTCCGGGACCCTGCTGCTAGACCACATCTCTCATACCCGGCCGGGGTACCTGCCCCCTCTGAATGTGAACCCCAACCCCCCCATCCCTGACATTGGCTCCAGCAGCAAACCTTcctccctgcttgctgctggctTGAAGTCCCTGGTGCCCATCGCTCCCAGCTCACCCAAGCGGGGTGACCTGAGAACCAAAAAGAAGCTTCTCCGGAGACACTCCATGCAGGTGGAGCAGATGAGGCAGCTCTCTGATTTTGAGGAAATAGTGGCCCAGTAG
- the TMED3 gene encoding transmembrane emp24 domain-containing protein 3: MARGEHQGFVLATGSRSQDAPLLPTPLPPRSFGRCAAGRMRGWALALLLGALRASGTELTFELPDSDKHCFHQDMERGLKFTLDYQVITGGHYDVDCYVEDPNGRTIYRETKKQYDSFPHHTEVKGIYTFCFSNEFSTFSHKTVYFNLQVGDEPPILPDMSSRVTALTQMESACVTIHEALNAVIDSQTHYRLREAQDRSRAEDLNGRVSYWSVGETIILFVVSIGQVMLLKSFFTEKRPGGGGAGT; encoded by the exons ATGGCACGTGGCGAGCACCAGGGCTTCGTGCTGGCCACAGGCAGCCGCAGCCAGGACGCCCCCCTCCTGCCGACCCCGCTGCCACCACGGTCCTTTGGG cggtGCGCAGCGGGCAGGATGCGGGGCTGGgcgctggccctgctgctgggcgcGCTGCGGGCGAGCGGCACCGAGCTCACCTTCGAGCTGCCCGACAGCGACAAGCACTGCTTCCACCAGGACATGGAGAGGGGCCTCAAGTTCACGCTGGATTACCAG GTGATCACCGGAGGGCACTACGATGTGGACTGCTACGTGGAGGACCCCAACGGCAGGACGATCTACAGGGAGACCAAGAAGCAGTACGACAGTTTCCCACACCACACCGAAGTCAAGGGCATCTACACCTTCTGCTTCAGCAACGAGTTCTCCACCTTCTCCCACAAAACCGTCTACTTCAACCTGCAGGTGGGCGACGAGCCGCCCATCCTGCCCGACATGAGCAGCCGCGTCACCGCCTTGACACAG ATGGAGTCTGCCTGCGTCACCATCCACGAGGCTCTGAACGCGGTGATAGACTCCCAGACCCACTACCGGCTGCGGGAAGCGCAGGACCGGAGCAGAGCCGAAGACCTCAACGGCCGGGTCTCCTACTGGTCGGTGGGGGAAACCATCATCCTCTTTGTGGTCAGCATTGGGCAAGTGATGCTGCTCAAAAGCTTCTTCACCGAGAAGAGACCAGGCGGCGGCGGAGCTGGCACCTAA
- the LOC116493733 gene encoding gonadotropin-releasing hormone II receptor-like codes for MAGQGPGAAAAGGHQPDAGPVVGNSSTEPPGSPTLPEQGCAWSPRPEGGEEPLRLPTFSPAAQARVAVTFALFALSAGCNLAVLRVAGGRGGARRSHIRLLLRHLAAADLLVTVAVMPLDAVWNITLQWRAGDLACRLLMYLRLLAMYASAFVTVVISLDRQAAILHPLAIARARRRNRAMLRAAWLLSAALSLPQLFLFRTVTLQPPHNFTQCTTRGSFPQRWHETLYNMLSFTCLFLLPLLIMVCCYARILLEISRRMGSGLFPSRDVPLRCSGNNIPRARLRMLKMSLVIVSSFILCWTPYYLLGLWYWFCPRAMQKKVSPSLTHILFIFGLFNACLDPITYGLFTIPFRRGCGCPCGHSPEPEPPSPATGSFRCSASSLRARRGAGGAQGQQVPAGPGLPAGAGSCQSSAL; via the exons ATGGCCGGGCaggggccgggcgctgcggcTGCAG GAGGACACCAGCCAGACGCAGGCCCCGTGGTGGGAAACAGCAGCACGGAGCCCCCCGGCAGCCCGACCCTCCCGGAGCAGGGCTGCGCCTGGAGCCCCCGCCCCGAGGGTGGCGAGGAGCCCCTGCGGCTGCCCACCTTCTCGCCGGCTGCCCAGGCCCGCGTGGCCGTCACCTTCGCCCTCTTCGCCCTCTCCGCCGGCTGCAACCTGGCGGTGCTGCGGGtggcggggggccgggggggcgcgCGGCGCTCCCACATCCGCCTGCTGCTGCGGCACCTGGCCGCGGCCGACCTGCTGGTGACGGTGGCGGTGATGCCGCTGGACGCCGTCTGGAACATCACGCTGCAGTGGCGGGCGGGCGACCTGGCCTGCCGCCTCCTCATGTACCTGCGGCTGCTGGCCATGTACGCCTCCGCCTTCGTCACCGTCGTCATCAGCCTGGACCGGCAGGCGGCCATCCTGCACCCCCTGGCCATCGCCCGCGCGCGCAGGAGGAACCGTGCCATGCTGCGTGCCGCCTGGCTGCTCAGCGCCGCGCTCTCCCTGCCGCAG ctcttCCTCTTCCGCACCGTCACCCTCCAGCCCCCGCACAACTTCACCCAGTGCACCACGCGGGGCAGCTTCCCCCAGCGCTGGCACGAGACCCTCTACAACATGCTCAGCTTCACCTGCCTCTTCCTGCTGCCGCTGCTCATCATGGTCTGCTGCTACGCCCGCATCCTCCTGGAGATCTCCCGGCGCATGGGCTCCGGCCTCT TCCCCTCCAGGGACGTGCCGTTGCGGTGCTCGGGGAACAACATCCCGCGGGCGCGGCTGCGCATGCTGAAGATGAGCCTGGTCATCGTCTCGTCCTTCATCCTCTGCTGGACCCCCTACtacctgctggggctgtggtaCTGGTTCTGCCCGCGGGCCATGCAGAAGAAGGTCTCGCCGTCCCTCACCCACATCCTCTTCATCTTCGGCCTCTTCAACGCCTGCCTGGACCCCATCACCTACGGGCTCTTCACCATCCCCTTCCGGAGGGGCTGCGGCTGCCCCTGCGGGCACAGCCCTGAGCCCGAGCCGCCCTCCCCGGCCACGGGCTCCTTCCGCTGCTCGGCCTCGTCCCTGCGGGCccggcggggagctgggggtgcgCAGGGGCAGCAGGTACCTgccgggccggggctgcccgctggggctggctcctgccAGAGCAGCGCCCTGTGA
- the ANPEP gene encoding aminopeptidase N: MAAGFFISKAVGVVCIVLAVGAVATIIALSVVYAQEKNKTASSGGDTTTTTTTTITSLAPNTTAAPNNPWNRWRLPTTLKPEFYGVTLQPFLKPDNNNMYIFKGNSSVTFTCEEPTDLIIIHSNKLNYTLQGGFHASLQAVDNPPAPAITKTWLETTTQYLVVQLNDTLQKGKSYVLSSIFTGELADDLAGFYRSEYVEGDVTKVVATTQMQAPDARKAFPCFDEPAMKANFTVTLIHPSDHKALSNMPVASTQEVKIDGENWNITRFLTTPKMSTYLLAFIVSQFDSVSNMSEEVLIRIWGRPQAISEGQGDYALQVTGPILNFFEQHYNTAYPLPKSDQVALPDFNAGAMENWGLVTYRENSLLFDTNYSSIGNKERVVTVIAHELAHQWFGNLVTLRWWNDLWLNEGFASYVEYLGADSAEPNWNIKDLMVLNEVYKVMATDALTTSHPLSFREDEINTPAQISEVFDTIAYSKGASVLRMLSDFLTEDVFKEGLQSYLHTYAYGNTVYTDLWEHLQKAVDNKNVTLPGNISTIMDRWTLQMGFPVVTVDTSTGKIQQNHFLLDPTSTVERPSDFNYTWIVPITWMTSQTSGSRYWLVEVSDTNSSFKVDSPDWLLLNLNVSGYFRVNYNQENWNQLLQQLSNDHLVIPVINRAQIIDDAFNLARAKYVDVTLALNTTLFLSQEREYMPWQAALNNLKYFQLMFDRSEVFGVMRSYIQKQVKPLFEHYKNVTNNWTEVPLGLMDQYNEIIAISTACSYGIPECQELATSLFQHWQNTSDNIIHPNLRSAIYCSAVATGGLEAWNFLWDRFLEAPVVSEADKIRAALACSTEPWILQRYLQYTIDPTKIRKQDATSTINSIASNVVGQSLAWDFIRSNWKLLFSQYGGGSFSFSSLILSVTQRFSTEFELQQLEQFKADNQDIGFGSGTRALEQALEKTRSNINWVNENKASVLAWFTEHS, from the exons ATGGCGGCCGGGTTCTTCATCAGCAAGGCCGTGGGCGTTGTGTGCATCGTGCTGGCCGTGGGGGCTGTGGCCACCATCATCGCGCTGTCCGTGGTGTATGCCCAGGAGAAGAACAAGACAGCGAGCTCTGGcggtgacaccaccaccaccaccaccaccaccatcacctcCTTGGCTCCTAACACCACCGCTGCCCCCAACAACCCCTGGAACCGGTGGCGGCTGCCAACAACACTGAAGCCTGAGTTCTATGGCGTGACCCTGCAGCCCTTCCTGAAGCCCGATAACAACAACATGTACATCTTCAAAGGGAACAGCAGCGTGACCTTTACCTGTGAGGAACCAACCGATCTCATCATCATCCACAGCAACAAGCTGAACTACACCCTGCAGGGGGGGTTCCACGCCTCGCTGCAGGCGGTGGACAACCCTCCAGCGCCCGCCATCACCAAGACCTGGCTGGAGACCACCACCCAGTACCTGGTGGTGCAGCTGAACGACACACTGCAGAAGGGCAAGAGCTATGTACTCTCCAGCATCTTCACGGGGGAGCTGGCTGACGACCTGGCGGGCTTCTACCGCAGCGAATACGTGGAAGGAGATGTCACCAA GGTCGTGGCCACCACACAGATGCAGGCACCCGATGCGCGGAAAGCCTTCCCCTGCTTTGATGAGCCGGCCATGAAAGCCAACTTCACGGTCACACTGATCCACCCCTCCGACCACAAGGCGCTTTCCAACATGCCCGTCGCGA GCACCCAGGAGGTGAAGATAGACGGCGAGAACTGGAACATCACCAGGTTCCTCACCACTCCCAAGATGTCCACCTACCTGCTGGCCTTCATCGTCAGCCAGTTTGACTCTGTGTCCAACATGTCGGAGGAGGTGCTG ATCCGCATCTGGGGCCGCCCCCAAGCCATTAGCGAGGGCCAGGGTGACTACGCGCTCCAGGTGACTGGGCCTATCCTCAACTTCTTCGAGCAGCACTACAACACGGCCTACCCGCTGCCCAAGTCcg ACCAGGTCGCCCTCCCCGACTTCAACGCGGGCGCGATGGAGAACTGGGGGCTGGTGACCTACCGGGAGAACTCGCTGCTCTTTGACACCAACTACTCCTCCATTGGCAACAAGGAGCGTGTGGTGACCGTCATCGCCCATGAACTGGCTCACCAG TGGTTTGGGAACCTGGTGACACTGAGGTGGTGGAACGACCTGTGGCTGAACGAGGGCTTTGCCTCCTACGTGGAATACCTGGGCGCTGACTCAGCGGAGCCCAACTGGAACATT AAAGACCTGATGGTGCTGAACGAAGTCTACAAAGTGATGGCGACCGATGCCCTGACCACATCCCACCCGCTCTCCTTCCGCGAGGATGAGATCAACACCCCAGCCCAGATCAGCGAGGTCTTCGACACCATCGCCTACAGCAAG GGAGCGTCGGTGCTGCGGATGCTCTCCGACTTCCTCACCGAGGACGTGTTCAAGGAGGGGTTGCAG TCCTACCTCCATACCTACGCCTACGGAAACACCGTCTACACAGACCTGTGGGAGCACTTGCAGAAG GCTGTCGACAACAAAAACGTCACATTGCCCGGCAATATCAGCACCATCATGGACCGCTGGACTCTGCAGATGGGCTTCCCCGTGGTGACCGTCGACACGAGCACTGGCAAAATCCAGCAGAACCACTTCCTTCTGGACCCCACCTCCACGGTGGAGAGACCCTCTGATTTCAA CTACACCTGGATTGTGCCCATCACCTGGATGACATCCCAAACGAGCGGCAGCAGGTACTGGCTGGTAGAAGTCTCAG ACACCAACTCCAGCTTCAAGGTGGACAGCCCCGACTGGCTCCTGCTGAACCTCAACGTCAGTGGCTATTTCCGCGTCAACTACAACCAGGAGAACTGGaaccagctcctccagcagctctccaatGACCACCTG GTCATCCCTGTGATCAACCGGGCGCAGATCATCGACGATGCCTTTAACCTGGCCAG ggccaaGTACGTCGACGTGACGCTGGCCTTGAACACCACGCTGTTCCTGAGCCAGGAGAGGGAGTACATGCCCTGGCAGGCGGCACTCAACAACCTGAAGTACTTCCAGCTGATGTTTGACCGCAGCGAGGTGTTCGGGGTGATGAGG AGTTACATCCAGAAGCAGGTGAAGCCCCTCTTCGAACACTACAAGAATGTCACCAATAACTGGACCGAGGTTCCCCTAGGCCTGATGGACCA GTACAATGAGATCATTGCCatcagcacagcctgctcctACGGCATCCCTGAGTGCCAGGAGCTGGCCACCAGTCTCTTCCAACACTGGCAGAACACCAGCGACAACAT CATCCACCCGAACCTGCGCTCCGCCATCTACTGCAGCGCGGTGGCCACGGGCGGTCTGGAGGCCTGGAACTTCTTGTGGGACCGGTTCCTGGAGGCCCCCGTCGTGTCCGAGGCCGACAAGATCCGCGCGGCTCTCGcctgcagcactgagccctggaTCCTCCAGCG gtacCTGCAGTACACCATCGACCCCACCAAGATCCGCAAGCAGGATGCCACCTCCACCATCAACAGCATCGCCAGCAACGTCGTGGGGCAGTCCCTGGCCTGGGACTTCATCCGCAGCAACTGGAAGCTTCTTTTTAGCCA gTACGGGGGTggctccttctccttctccagtcTGATCCTATCCGTGACCCAGCGGTTCTCCACGGAGtttgagctgcagcag CTGGAGCAGTTCAAGGCAGACAACCAGGACATCGGCTTCGGGTCGGGGACTCGCGCTCTGGAGCAGGCGCTGGAGAAGACGAGGTCCAACATCAACTGGGTGAATGAGAACAAGGCGTCTGTGCTGGCCTGGTTCACGGAACACTCCTGA